A window of the Pseudomonas gozinkensis genome harbors these coding sequences:
- the eutC gene encoding ethanolamine ammonia-lyase subunit EutC encodes MSQMEKPPVDPQNPWLELRRLTPARIALGRTGTSLPTSAQLDFQYAHAQARDAVHLPFDHAGLSAQLTERQRDNLLLHSAAADRNSYLQRPDLGRKLSDQSAQVLHEYAQAHPGSVDLVIVVADGLSALAVHRHTLPFLTRLEEQMSADEWSIAPVVLVEQGRVAIGDEIGQLLGAKMVVMLIGERPGLSSPDSLGLYFTYNPKVGLTDAYRNCISNVRLEGLSYGMAAHRLLYLMREACRRQLSGVNLKDEAQIQTLESEAGADMKSNFLLDPPPA; translated from the coding sequence ATGAGTCAGATGGAAAAACCGCCCGTCGATCCACAAAACCCGTGGCTGGAGCTGCGTCGTCTGACCCCGGCACGCATTGCCCTCGGCCGCACCGGCACCAGCCTGCCCACCAGCGCGCAACTGGATTTCCAGTACGCCCACGCGCAAGCAAGGGACGCCGTGCATTTGCCGTTCGATCACGCCGGGCTCAGCGCCCAACTGACCGAGCGCCAGCGTGACAATCTGCTGCTGCACAGCGCGGCGGCAGATCGCAACAGCTACCTGCAACGCCCGGACCTGGGGCGCAAGTTGAGCGATCAATCGGCGCAGGTCCTGCACGAATACGCCCAGGCGCATCCGGGCAGCGTGGATCTGGTGATTGTGGTGGCGGATGGTCTCTCGGCGCTGGCGGTGCATCGGCATACCCTGCCATTTCTCACCCGCCTGGAAGAACAAATGAGCGCCGACGAATGGTCAATAGCACCTGTAGTGCTGGTGGAACAGGGTCGAGTGGCGATTGGCGATGAAATCGGCCAGTTGCTGGGCGCCAAAATGGTCGTGATGCTGATTGGAGAGCGTCCGGGCCTCAGTTCGCCGGACAGCCTGGGTTTATATTTCACCTACAATCCAAAGGTCGGCCTCACGGATGCGTACCGCAATTGCATCTCCAATGTGCGGCTGGAAGGGCTCAGCTACGGCATGGCGGCGCATCGCTTGCTGTACCTGATGCGCGAAGCCTGTCGGCGACAGCTGTCGGGCGTCAATCTGAAGGACGAAGCGCAGATCCAGACGCTGGAATCGGAAGCCGGTGCAGACATGAAGAGTAATTTCCTACTCGATCCGCCCCCAGCCTGA
- a CDS encoding GNAT family N-acetyltransferase, translating into MRIIQATLEHLDLLTPLFVKYREFYGSLPYPDSSRAFLEKRLRRKESVIYLALADDDDKKLMGFCQLYPSFSSLSLKRVWILNDIYVAEDARRQLVADNLIRTAKKMAKETQAVRMRVSTSADNEVAQKTYESIGFKEDTEFKNYVLPISDEL; encoded by the coding sequence ATGCGGATTATCCAAGCGACCCTCGAACACCTGGATTTGCTGACCCCGTTGTTCGTTAAGTACCGCGAGTTCTACGGCTCCCTGCCCTATCCGGACTCGTCCCGGGCCTTTCTCGAAAAGCGCCTGCGACGCAAGGAGTCGGTGATCTACCTGGCCCTGGCCGATGACGACGACAAGAAGCTCATGGGCTTCTGCCAGCTCTACCCGAGCTTTTCCTCCCTGTCGCTCAAGCGCGTGTGGATCCTCAACGACATCTACGTCGCCGAAGACGCCCGCCGCCAGCTGGTGGCCGACAACCTGATCCGCACCGCGAAGAAAATGGCCAAGGAAACCCAGGCCGTGCGCATGCGCGTCTCCACCAGTGCCGACAACGAAGTGGCGCAGAAAACCTACGAATCCATCGGGTTCAAGGAAGACACCGAGTTCAAGAACTACGTGCTGCCAATTAGCGACGAGCTCTGA
- a CDS encoding DedA family protein — protein sequence MDFNPLDLVLHLDVYLDLLVNNYGPWIYAILFLVIFCETGLVVMPFLPGDSLLFIAGAVAAGGGMDPVLLGGLLMLAAILGDSTNYVIGRTAGEKLFSNPNSKIFRRDYLQQTHDFYDKHGGKTVTLARFLPIIRTFAPFVAGVAKMPYPRFFGFSVFGTVLWVGGLVTLGYFFGNVPFIKKNLSLLVVGIILLSLIPMIIGVVRSRFGGTKAQSH from the coding sequence ATGGATTTCAACCCGCTCGACCTTGTCCTGCATCTCGACGTTTACCTCGACCTGCTGGTGAATAATTACGGGCCATGGATCTACGCCATCCTGTTTCTGGTGATCTTCTGCGAGACCGGTCTGGTGGTGATGCCATTCCTGCCGGGTGATTCCCTGCTGTTCATCGCCGGCGCAGTGGCTGCAGGCGGCGGCATGGACCCGGTCTTGCTGGGCGGCCTGCTGATGCTCGCGGCGATCCTCGGCGACAGCACCAACTACGTGATTGGACGAACGGCGGGCGAGAAGCTGTTCAGCAATCCGAACTCGAAGATCTTCCGCCGCGATTACCTGCAACAGACCCACGACTTCTACGACAAGCACGGCGGCAAAACCGTGACCCTGGCGCGCTTCCTGCCGATCATCCGCACCTTTGCACCGTTCGTCGCCGGTGTCGCCAAGATGCCTTACCCGCGCTTCTTCGGTTTCAGCGTGTTCGGCACCGTGCTGTGGGTCGGCGGTCTGGTAACGCTGGGTTACTTCTTCGGCAACGTGCCGTTCATCAAGAAGAACCTGTCGCTGCTGGTGGTCGGCATCATTCTGCTGTCGCTGATTCCGATGATCATCGGCGTGGTTCGCAGCCGCTTCGGTGGCACCAAAGCCCAATCGCACTAA
- a CDS encoding zinc-dependent peptidase yields the protein MWSLSAWRRRRILAKHPIADDMWQRVRHHLSFLDGISAAEDQWLREACVLFLEDKHLTALPGVELHQEQRLLLAAQAQLPLLHLGDLNWYQGFHEIVLYPDDFLSPQRHRDASGVEHEWDGEHSGEAWQQGPIILAWPGVMASGGWEGYNLVIHELAHKLDMLNGDANGLPPLHADMRVSDWAEVMQAAYDNLNRQLDLHPDAETAIDPYAAENPAEFFAVTSEYFFSAPDLLHDAYPQVYAQLQLFYRQDPLARLKQLQATDPVYQAHE from the coding sequence ATGTGGTCGCTGAGCGCCTGGCGACGCCGGCGCATTCTGGCGAAGCACCCGATTGCCGACGATATGTGGCAGCGGGTGCGTCATCACCTGAGTTTTCTCGATGGCATCAGTGCCGCCGAAGACCAGTGGCTTCGCGAAGCCTGCGTGCTGTTCCTCGAAGACAAACACCTGACCGCCCTGCCTGGCGTCGAGCTGCATCAGGAGCAACGCCTGCTGCTCGCCGCCCAGGCGCAATTGCCGCTTTTGCATCTGGGCGATCTGAACTGGTATCAGGGTTTTCACGAAATCGTCCTCTACCCCGACGACTTCCTCAGCCCCCAGCGCCATCGTGATGCCAGCGGCGTCGAACATGAGTGGGACGGCGAACACAGCGGCGAAGCCTGGCAGCAAGGGCCGATAATTCTCGCCTGGCCCGGCGTGATGGCCAGTGGTGGCTGGGAAGGCTACAACCTGGTGATCCACGAACTGGCGCACAAACTCGACATGCTCAACGGCGACGCCAACGGCCTGCCACCTTTGCACGCCGACATGCGGGTCAGCGACTGGGCCGAGGTAATGCAAGCGGCGTACGACAACCTCAATCGCCAGCTCGACCTCCATCCCGACGCCGAAACCGCCATCGACCCCTACGCCGCCGAGAACCCGGCCGAGTTCTTCGCGGTCACCAGCGAGTACTTCTTCAGCGCTCCGGATCTGCTGCACGACGCTTATCCACAGGTGTATGCGCAGTTGCAGCTATTTTACCGCCAGGACCCGTTGGCGCGCCTGAAGCAACTTCAGGCCACCGACCCGGTCTATCAGGCTCACGAGTAA
- the ppa gene encoding inorganic diphosphatase, producing MSYSKIPAGKDLPNDIYVAIEIPANHAPIKYEIDKDSDCLFVDRFMATPMFYPANYGYIPNTLADDGDPLDVLVVTPYPVAPGSVIRARPVGILNMTDDGGGDAKVIAVPHDKLSQLYVDVKEYTDLPALLIQQIEHFFANYKDLEKGKWVKIEGWDGADAARAAITKSVAAYKG from the coding sequence ATGAGCTACAGCAAGATTCCGGCTGGCAAAGACCTGCCGAACGACATCTACGTCGCGATCGAGATCCCGGCCAACCACGCGCCGATCAAATACGAAATCGACAAAGACAGCGATTGCCTGTTCGTTGACCGTTTCATGGCCACCCCGATGTTCTACCCGGCCAACTACGGTTACATCCCGAACACCCTGGCTGACGACGGTGATCCCCTGGACGTGCTGGTAGTGACCCCTTACCCGGTTGCTCCAGGTTCGGTGATCCGCGCGCGTCCGGTCGGCATCCTGAACATGACCGACGACGGCGGCGGCGATGCCAAAGTCATCGCAGTCCCTCACGACAAGCTGTCCCAGCTGTACGTGGACGTGAAGGAATACACCGACCTGCCAGCGCTGCTGATCCAGCAGATCGAGCACTTCTTCGCGAACTACAAAGATCTCGAAAAAGGCAAATGGGTGAAAATCGAAGGTTGGGACGGCGCTGACGCTGCCCGCGCCGCGATCACCAAGTCGGTTGCCGCCTACAAAGGCTAA
- a CDS encoding S24 family peptidase — protein MRKNTSGPRFKALLEAANITTTGFAKFWGTEAQNVHNWYTRGVPAYRMEEVARLLSVNSQWLKTGEGPKDAPHLHTDSGDILDAHAIRGVYTVLETNDIELPLYKETPTAPGSGKTHVIKDPEQTIRLPRSHLEALEIRHADAICTHMIGNSMAEKIEDGSTLAIDRGLTQVVDGEIYAIEHDGMLRIKYLHRMPGNALRLRSHNSAEYPDEIFRAAQIEEQRIHVLGWVFWWSTLGKRRPVVPFL, from the coding sequence ATGAGAAAGAACACTAGCGGTCCAAGATTCAAGGCACTCCTGGAAGCTGCGAACATCACCACCACGGGATTCGCAAAGTTCTGGGGCACGGAAGCCCAAAACGTTCATAACTGGTACACCCGGGGCGTACCCGCGTACCGCATGGAAGAGGTCGCGCGCCTGCTGTCCGTCAACAGCCAATGGCTGAAGACCGGCGAAGGCCCGAAAGACGCCCCGCACCTGCACACGGACTCGGGCGACATCCTCGATGCCCATGCCATTCGCGGCGTGTACACGGTGCTCGAAACCAACGACATCGAACTGCCGCTCTACAAGGAAACCCCGACCGCCCCCGGCTCCGGCAAGACCCACGTCATCAAGGACCCGGAACAAACCATCCGCCTGCCCCGCAGCCACCTCGAAGCCCTGGAAATCCGTCATGCCGACGCCATCTGCACCCACATGATCGGCAACAGCATGGCCGAGAAAATCGAAGACGGCTCCACCCTCGCCATCGACCGCGGCCTCACCCAGGTGGTGGACGGCGAAATCTACGCCATCGAACACGACGGCATGCTGCGCATCAAATACCTGCACCGCATGCCGGGCAACGCCCTGCGCCTGCGCAGCCACAACAGCGCGGAATACCCGGACGAGATCTTCCGCGCGGCGCAGATCGAGGAGCAGAGGATTCATGTGCTGGGGTGGGTGTTCTGGTGGTCGACGCTGGGCAAGCGGCGGCCGGTGGTGCCGTTTCTCTGA
- a CDS encoding YfaP family protein, with protein sequence MTLRYPQVLLLLCVFAAVSPVIAADGVKLDTPVGGWRSGAPEGEGESFRQTVNYPASSVNTPLGQANTARISGEIKATPKNKEPGRLIVNGVSMPLKIDDSGRFDRPFSFPNGSNSVEVRSPDGQQRHRTQFLNTSGGATPAKLRVLLAWDSDGTDLDLHLITPDGAHIWYGDRVAPNGAALDVDVTTGYGPEIFAMPAPIKGQYLVYVNYFGGGYRGDDEGGEEAVQPLTTAQVTVITEEGTPNEKMETFIVPMRAVGELTLVKSFSYP encoded by the coding sequence ATGACACTCCGTTATCCACAGGTCTTGCTGTTGCTCTGCGTCTTTGCCGCTGTATCGCCGGTGATCGCCGCGGACGGCGTAAAACTCGACACCCCGGTCGGCGGCTGGCGCAGCGGCGCACCCGAAGGCGAGGGCGAGAGCTTCCGTCAGACCGTCAACTACCCGGCCTCCTCGGTGAACACCCCGCTCGGCCAGGCCAACACCGCCCGCATCAGCGGCGAAATCAAAGCCACACCGAAAAACAAAGAGCCCGGCCGCCTGATCGTCAACGGTGTCAGCATGCCGCTGAAAATCGACGACAGCGGCCGCTTCGACCGCCCATTCTCGTTTCCCAACGGCAGCAACAGCGTCGAAGTCCGCAGCCCGGACGGCCAGCAACGGCATCGCACACAGTTTCTCAACACCAGCGGCGGCGCCACCCCGGCCAAGCTGCGGGTATTGCTGGCGTGGGACAGTGATGGCACCGATCTCGATCTGCACCTGATCACACCTGACGGCGCACACATCTGGTACGGCGACCGCGTCGCTCCCAACGGCGCGGCTTTGGATGTGGACGTAACCACCGGTTACGGCCCGGAAATCTTCGCCATGCCTGCACCGATCAAGGGGCAGTATCTGGTGTATGTGAATTATTTTGGCGGTGGCTATCGCGGGGATGATGAGGGTGGGGAAGAAGCGGTGCAGCCGCTGACTACGGCGCAGGTGACGGTGATTACGGAGGAGGGGACGCCTAACGAGAAGATGGAGACTTTCATCGTGCCGATGCGGGCGGTGGGGGAGTTGACGTTGGTGAAGTCGTTCAGCTATCCGTGA
- a CDS encoding DUF2300 domain-containing protein, which yields MTRPLVWLLMCVIPALATAQDELLRVAYKGELLSLNTTQLTAREPLPSSLDTPLGSLWKVFVYAWLVDTGAREPAYECRGQSKEEVYCCTAGGKIERDQALVKSCGLYFEPARLGITAGDWKTYWQARQAPSWLLKLSSVQPATRVPVAELLGVLALLPAQDQMRRVLLDVVLNAADGNVVGELGGRLRVKTWSWLGDQDPQSRQGGFAGWTADGSPIWAGGRGTSQMVLRHYGAALATVLPASWPADAGRCVEVGLFSRYPVTRVLAGDRAVTAGPLQGDYRVEFANGNALDIHSDGELFLLNDKLVARLDREEYVARVLEREARPEPPEAAKALAVAIRTYLLQNATRNGECLSIDDSSTRQRVAPRPASAESRNIAAWTADLVLAGSTVTYHSDQPGPDKLAWQQAVEQANAGQRYDAILLHAYPRASLSRWDNPVASCEALPAAQDWLQKQRRGWRPRLESETGYNEVSTFAVCKLAFGRPFVDRERQRIYVRGVLSLQDRLDLTHEYLHLAFEAHPNGQDETYIEGLARHLLLE from the coding sequence ATGACCCGGCCGCTGGTCTGGCTGCTGATGTGTGTGATTCCTGCGCTGGCGACGGCGCAGGATGAACTGTTGCGCGTGGCGTACAAGGGCGAGTTGCTGTCGCTGAACACCACGCAACTGACCGCTCGCGAGCCGTTGCCTTCTTCGCTGGATACGCCGCTGGGCAGTTTGTGGAAGGTGTTCGTTTACGCGTGGCTGGTGGATACCGGTGCGCGGGAACCGGCGTATGAATGTCGCGGGCAGTCGAAGGAAGAGGTTTATTGCTGTACTGCGGGCGGGAAGATTGAGCGTGATCAGGCGCTGGTGAAGTCCTGCGGGCTGTATTTCGAGCCGGCGCGGTTGGGTATAACCGCTGGCGATTGGAAAACCTATTGGCAGGCGCGACAGGCGCCGTCGTGGTTGCTGAAGTTGTCTTCCGTGCAACCGGCCACGAGGGTTCCTGTCGCGGAGTTACTGGGCGTTTTGGCTTTGTTGCCGGCTCAGGATCAGATGCGCCGCGTGCTGCTCGATGTAGTGTTGAACGCGGCGGACGGCAATGTCGTCGGTGAACTCGGCGGGCGCTTGCGGGTGAAAACCTGGAGCTGGCTCGGCGATCAGGACCCTCAATCACGCCAAGGCGGATTCGCTGGGTGGACGGCGGATGGTTCGCCGATCTGGGCCGGTGGTCGTGGCACCAGTCAGATGGTTTTGCGGCATTACGGTGCTGCGTTGGCGACGGTGTTGCCTGCTTCCTGGCCGGCGGACGCGGGGCGATGTGTTGAGGTCGGTCTGTTTTCGCGTTATCCCGTTACCCGGGTTCTGGCCGGTGATCGGGCGGTGACTGCGGGCCCGTTGCAGGGTGATTACCGCGTCGAATTCGCCAACGGCAATGCGCTGGATATCCACAGCGACGGCGAACTGTTTCTGCTCAACGACAAACTGGTCGCCCGGCTGGATCGCGAAGAGTATGTCGCCCGTGTGCTGGAGCGTGAAGCCAGGCCCGAACCCCCCGAAGCCGCCAAAGCATTGGCCGTGGCGATCCGCACGTATCTGCTGCAAAACGCCACGCGCAATGGCGAATGTTTGAGCATCGACGACAGCAGCACACGTCAGCGCGTCGCTCCACGTCCTGCTTCCGCCGAATCCCGCAACATCGCCGCGTGGACGGCGGACCTGGTATTGGCCGGCAGCACCGTCACCTATCACTCCGACCAACCCGGCCCGGACAAACTGGCCTGGCAGCAAGCCGTCGAGCAAGCCAATGCCGGCCAGCGTTACGACGCTATTTTGCTGCACGCCTATCCGCGCGCGAGCCTCAGTCGCTGGGACAACCCGGTGGCGTCCTGCGAAGCACTGCCAGCCGCGCAGGACTGGCTACAAAAACAGCGGCGCGGCTGGCGTCCTAGGCTGGAAAGCGAAACCGGCTACAACGAAGTCAGCACTTTCGCCGTCTGCAAACTCGCCTTCGGCCGCCCCTTCGTCGATCGCGAACGCCAGCGCATCTACGTGCGCGGCGTGCTGTCCTTGCAGGACCGCCTCGACCTGACTCACGAATACCTGCACCTGGCCTTTGAAGCACACCCCAACGGCCAGGATGAAACCTATATCGAAGGGCTCGCCCGTCACCTTTTGCTGGAATAG